Proteins from a genomic interval of Papaver somniferum cultivar HN1 chromosome 4, ASM357369v1, whole genome shotgun sequence:
- the LOC113274658 gene encoding uncharacterized protein LOC113274658 yields the protein MMDLRLTDLSKDLIKEVAIDIMSTKGRLKYVEVWNVVLQIFMFGNLSEELYQVIIQRSDLSPAYKDFIKQLKESKISGLVSISLASNFEKSLQEIFDYDWVKDLDVISPSWFVYFLERLLFLVSSWHSSFFTVKSSVCETIPWWNLKCNSSSLSVDDSKVFSKRSFDFIASKIKEIFSRKLDWLWVIGSDRVTAYPFLVLKLVVLVALICLNSGRHFDLLYSLLRRYDIKNVLLPGFVKILKERGKMPFDKLLAESLETFRDPLVCLRSGDIQREFSSHNVIEIDVGLIHSREDMMGILYPNNSECDRNDKMENGSPSDENVSFPNIDPTSCARCLTEPDDDMPDCTIEMAELETEEEKLDVESFGQLFRNLSRVYLFSKRIFWGTDFQTCKPQIKLDIVIRLLGTIHPFRKDDLWFWRKIKQLSFALSTSEEDTDSQYSQIRRCFKKLAARNPVLKKLFVDGLLRMIALDAPFYIQDEGRRKSKKQAGNSKGKKKW from the exons ATGATGGATCTAAGACTAACTGATCTCTCTAAGGATTTAATTAAAGAAGTCGCCATTGACATCATGAGCACAAAAGGCAGGTTAAAGTATGTGGAAGTTTGGAATGTGGTCTTGCAGATTTTTATGTTCGGTAATCTAAGTGAAGAACTTTATCAAGTTATAATACAACGTTCAGATCTGTCTCCAGCTTATAAAGATTTCATTAAGCAGTTGAAAGAGAGCAAGATATCAGGATTGGTCTCGATTTCTTTGGCCAGCAATTTTGAAAAATCATTACAAGAAATATTCGATTACGACTGGGTGAAAGACCTTGATGTCATATCACCTTcctggtttgtttattttcttgaacgTCTTCTTTTCTTGGTTTCATCATGGCATAGTTCTTTTTTCACAGTAAAATCTTCTGTTTGCGAAACAATTCCCTGGTGGAATCTAAAATGCAACTCGAGCTCTTTATCAGTAGATGACTCAAAAGTTTTCTCGAAGAGGTCTTTCGATTTTATAGCGTCCAAGATCAAAGAAATTTTTTCAAGAAAGCTAGATTGGCTTTGGGTGATTGGTTCTGACAGGGTGACTGCCTACCCCTTTCTGGTCTTGAAGTTGGTTGTCTTGGTTGCTTTAATTTGTTTGAATTCTGGACGTCACTTCGATTTGCTGTACAGTCTACTTCGTAGGTACGATATAAAAAACGTACTCCTGCCTGGGTTTGTTAAAATCCTCAAGGAAAGAGGCAAAATGCCTTTTGATAAGTTGCTTGCTGAATCCCTTGAAACATTCAGGGATCCTTTGGTCTGTTTGAGGTCAGGAGATATTCAGAGAGAGTTTTCGAGCCACAATGTCATTGAAATAGATGTGGGTTTGATTCACTCCAGAGAAGACATGATGGGAATACTATATCCAAATAACTCAGAATGCGACAGAAATGATAAAATGGAAAATGGAAGTCCAAGTGATGAGAATGTTTCTTTCCCCAATATTGACCCTACGAGTTGTGCCAGATGTCTAACCGAGCCTGATGATGATATGCCTGATTGCACTATAGAAATGGCAGAATTAGAGACTGAAGAAGAGAAACTCGATGTTGAGAGTTTCGGGCAGTTGTTTAGGAATCTATCCCGTGTTTATTTGTTTTCGAAAAGAATTTTTTGGGGCACCGACTTTCAGACTTGCAAACCACAGATAAAG TTGGATATTGTCATTCGTCTTCTAGGAACTATTCATCCATTTCGTAAAGATGATCTATGGTTCTGGAGGAAAATAAAGCAGCTCTCTTTTGCATTAAGCACCAG TGAGGAGGATACTGATAGTCAGTACTCACAAATTCGTCGGTGCTTTAAGAAGTTGGCTGCAAGGAATCCAGTATTGAAAAAATTATTCGTCGATGGTTTGCTTAGAATGATTGCTCTAGATGCTCCTTTCTACATCCAGGATGAAGGAAGGCGAAAGTCCAAAAAGCAGGCTGGAAATAGCAAAGGCAAGAAGAAGTGGTAG